In Desulfurococcaceae archaeon MEX13E-LK6-19, the genomic window ACAGCTCTCATCGCTGGTGGACCAAGTCTTCTCGCCAATATAATTTGGACAACCACAACAGACCCGACTACAATAGATCTTGTCACAATAATGTTCTTGATAGCAGTGCTAGTTGGGAACTATAGGGAGACTGGTTTCATCGACAAGCTCGGCGAGGAACTAGTAGCGTTCTTCAAGAAACCTGTTTTGTCGGCAACACTGGTGCCAGCAATACTTGGTCTACTCCCCGTGCCCGGCGGTGCATTGATGTCTGCCCCTATTGTCGACAAGGTTGGCGACTACATGGAGCTTGACAATGTGAGGAAAGTGTTTGTGAATGTCTGGTATAGACACATAATATTCATGATCTACCCGTTGAGTACATTATTGATACTAACAGCGACACTCACCAATACAAGCATATGGGTGCTCATAACAAGACAGGCACCTATAGCATTATTTATGTTCGTCATAGGCTTCATTATAGGCTTCCCTATGCTGAGATCTAAGAGTAAGACCAGGACAAGCTATAGTGTTGGCAGTGCTAACAAGAAGATTTTATTGAAAGTATTCTCCCCGATAATAGTGGCTATAACCATAGCTGTCTCCACATCCAGGTTCCTCGACTACAAACTACCGTTACCTATAAACAGAGTCTCCATGGTTCTCGGCGTTAGCATGGGGATAATACTATTGTACTTGTTGTCGAGAATACCTAGACATAAATTCATGAGAACCTTCTACTCCAAGAGCACAATAGAGCTGGTACTAGTTGGTTATGGTAGTATGCTTCTCCGCGGAGTCTTCCTGTCGATAAGTGTCGAGGACTTGGCAAGCTATATACCAGGCTACATTAACCCATTGGCTGTGGCACTAATGCTACCACTATTCTTCTCCCTAGTAGCAGGTGTCCCGACAAGCGGTATAGTACTATCTATACCAATTATACAGGAAGTATGCAGTATCACCCCAGGGATAGCATCAATGATCTATGTCTCAGCCTTCATAGGATATCTCGGCTCACCACTACACTTATGCTATATATACACAGCACAATATCTAAACACACCGTTAATGAAGACCTACAAATACATGGCACCAGCCTGCATGATAACCCTGTTATTTACATTCTTCTTAAACGCCTTCTACCCATAGTTAACCGAGTGTTATATTAAAGTATAACACTGTTAAGAATAAACTGTCTAATAGATAGTATTACCTGTACCAGACATTGTATACAATAAGTTTTATATCTACTTCCAAGTACTCGTCTCATGTAACCACCAGTAAGGACTATAAGATTGCCATTTTGGTGACGATTACATATGCAGTTTGTTATAGGCGTTAAGGAGCTTGACGAAGCGATCGGTCGTGCACTAATGAAAGGAGCTACTATCCTCATTGCCGGTAATCCTGGTACCGGGAAGACTACACTTGCAGCCACAATATGCTATAATAACGCATTAAGAGGTATTCCCTGTGCCTACATAACATTTCATGAAAACAAAAGCAGATTCATAAGCCAGATGAAAAGCTTCAATATGGATTTTGAAGAGTTGGAGAAGAAAGGCCTATTCCGCTTCTATAGATTCCCGTTAGTGACGTCGCCTGACTTGATCGGCGACCTCCTAGAAGAAATAAACGAGATCGTGAAGAAAGGACCCGGCGTGATCGTGATAGACAGTATAACTCCGCTTGGGAAAATCTTTGAACGAGACATTGAAGCACGTGCTCTCCTACAGAACTACTTCTACAACCTCGCGAACATTATCGGCGGGCTCGTTGTATTGATAGCCGAGGTACCATTGGGCAAGGAGGTTATTGCCCTAGGAGACATAGAGTTCACAAGCGACATAGCGATCATACTTAAGCATAAGATTGAGAAAGGGCTCCTCGTAAGACTCATGGAGATCAGGAAAGTGCGTGGAGCACCAGTAAAAATAGCTGAGGTACCCTTCGCTATAATAGATGGTGTTGGACTCCAAGTAATGACTCCTCCGATACTTAGTAGAATTGTCCCCCCGAAATATGATGTTGAAATAAAGATCCCGTGTAAACAGCTTGCACGCGAACTCAAACACTTACATCCTGGACAATACATTTACGTAGCGTATCAGGCTGATGCCTACAACCCCTACATAATGCCCCTACTCCTCGCAACAATAACTATGAATAACCTAAAGACTCTAGTGATAAGCTACGTAAGATCCCCCAGAGAAGCCTTTGCAGTATTCACCTCGATATCAACTTATGAGAAGGAGATACGCGAGGAACAAATAAAGAAGCTGTTTGGCGAAGACAAGATCATTGTTGAATCAATAAACCCTGCAAGCTGTAGCATTGAAGAACTGAATTCACTTGAACTACAACTCATTGATAAGTATCAACCCGAAGTAGTGATCTTTGATGGAGCAGAAATACCATGTCTCATCCACGGGTTCAGGGAACCAGACAAGTACTTCATGTACTTGAGAAACCAGCTATTGAGATTCAGGGATCTAGGGATACTCACCATCAGGATCTCAGCTCTAATAAACGAAGAGATCTATAGGAGAGAGAGCAGTATCGCCGATGTAGTATTACGTTTCGAGTATCGCGAGAGAAACGGAAGACTTGAGCCATGGCTTTACCTATGGAAAATAGGATACGATCCAATAATCCTTGGGCCAGATGAGGTCAGGAATTGTATGAAAGAATGTTTAAACACCCTATGGGGTGGGTGATCTTGGTTAAAATAAAGCAATTAGATTTAATTATTTACATGAAGGAATACATAGCAATGAAAGCACCTGGTTTACTTGAGATGCTAAACACCATAACGAGAGCGAAGACAGGAAAGAATGCTTTAGAATTATTTCTTTCAAGTCCAACGACACTATATAAGATACTTTCAGAACACTATATGAGCCCTGAAGCTGCTTTATTCGCAATGGCTAACTTGTTTATAAGACCGCTTGTATTGAAGCTTGGGAAACTGGAGCTTGAGGATGCTCTCCTCAAGGCCGCGACCGAGGATGATAATAAGTTCAAGGAGATGCTTAAGTCTCTGGGGGTTGAGATAAAAGACTAGATCGTGTAATCACATGAGATGTCTTGAATACTAGAAGTATTAAACATTAAGTGTTGTAGACGTAGTTTTCTCGTAGATATTTTTTCTCCCTAGCTTATATCTTCAAGAAACCCACTGTACTTATGTGTCTTCAAGTCTTCTTCGCTGCCAGGTTTTTTGAACACATATAGCTTCTCATGGTAGATCAGGAGGAAATCTCTTTTCTTAAGCTTCCTCCAAACTTCCCTGGTTGTCTTCATTTTATGCTGTATCTTTATGATCTCTTCTTTTAGTATGAAGCCTTGTTTCAAGAACACTCTTAGAACATAATGGGATATTGGGACATAGTGTCTGCGAATCCTCGTATCACCTATAAGTACGGCACAGTATCTTCCTGGCTTCAAAACACGGTATGCTTCTCTTGCTACATCACTCATCCACGATAGGTATTCTTCTAGTTTCCTGGTCTTCGAGAGATCTCCTTCAACTTTCTTAGTATACCTTATAATATTGAAATAAGGAGGGTGGGTTGCTATGAGATCTATTGACTCATCCTCTATTTCTTCAAGGTTACGTGCATCACCGTGATATAGTTTCGTCCAGGTTGACAACACGTTTCTAGACCACTCGTTGTCGGGATTGTTCTTGGCGTATTCCTCGAGGTAGTAGAGTCTATGGTGAGAGAGCATTATGGCGGCATAGTTTATATCGATGCCAATACAGTTTCGCCCGAGGAGACGTGCTTCAATACATGTTGTCCCGCTTCCAACCATCTGGTCTAGAACTACTTCACCGGGATTACTATACATTTGTATTAGTGCACGTGGTATTTGTGGAGCCCAGTTGCCTCTATAGTCTCCTTTGTGTGTAGCCCAAGAGCCCCTCTTAGGGAAACTCCATACAGTAGTATCAGTGGGCTGGTCCTCGTCTTCATCAGGTTCAAGCCTATCTATGGTAATGGGCTTTAATGGAACAACCTGGTCTTCAATAACAATACTGTCGTGCTCACGAATATAATCGAGGTATTCTTCCCTAGTAACAAGCCTCAAGGATCTATTCCACCATAAGACAAGCCTGCTTAGATGATACCCGGGTATTAGCTGGATATTACACTGTCTCCCATATTTTAACTATCCCATTTAAATACTACCATATAGGTAAGCCGCCCCAGCCTATAGTATACATGTACCAAAGGGATGATAGTATTGTCTGCTGATGCACGAGCACTCTTCCTACTAGCAATGATTATGGCGAGCTCACTTGGCTCCATAGTCCCTATCATAGTCAGGATAGTAAATACTATTGAGGAACTAGCGAAGAGTGCTGAAGAGAAACACGTGCTCGAGAGACTTCTTGAGGCGACAATAGAGTACTTTAAGAACGTTGCCGTAATCCTATGGGACTGGCTCTCTTCAGTAAACACTACGTCCGTAGAGGACAATGATACCGGGATAGACATTAACATAACAAGTATCGTAGGGAGGGAGCTCATAGAGTTAATCAACAAGACGATCTCTGAGCAAACAATTGAATCACCTTTTGGTTTGGGAGAAAAACAAATTGTTGTAGAGCCCCCGTATAGGGATGAGCTTGACGGGAACAGTACAGTAGTCATTGAACCCTATAATAAAGGTTCGTTGGTTCCCGCTCCACGATAGGATTAGTGGATGCTTTTCTGTATACCAAATAGCTTGATTGTTTTTAGATCCGTTTCCTCTTTTATAGAAGAGCACGTATAAAACTAATATTGTAGCCAAAGGTCTCTGGGTGGACTCCCTATTGGGTTTCCTAGAGAAGCTTAAGGAGAAGATCAAGCCGAGGTTTCTTGTTGTCAACGAGGTTTTGGTAAGAGATGTTTTCGGCGAGCCTGATAGAGTACTCGAGGTTCTCCGGAAGAAACTTGTTGACGAAGGTGCTAGAGTGGATTTTGACCGGGAAAAGAATACTCTCATGGTCAAGCATGGTAAATTGAAAGCCTATAACCCAAGTGATTACAAGAAACATGTTGTCGTGAAAGCCGAGAAAGAAGGACTCAGAACGGTGCTGAAGGTATTTATTGATGTCAGGAAGTACGTCTATACATGGCTTCTCCTAGACTTCATAGTCTTGGCTATAGGAGGCTACATAGCTTATTCTGGTTTCGTTGCAACACTATACTTGTTCGATATATTCAAGGGATTGCCGTTGACCCCCCTAGCAGAATACATTATAGATGTTGTGGGGACAAGTTTTCTCTTAGACATGATATTGTTCATGAGCGGTCTAATGATCTTATTCGCTATACTAGACTTGTACCCCACGTTGAATGCTCTAAAGTTTAGCCATAACTGGATGTGGGATCTTATTGATAGCGTTAAAGAAGAAATTGAGGGCAAAACCAAGCCGGACAAAGATAGTAAACAGGAAACACCCGCCGGCTAGTCGACAACACTATACCCCATGTCAGCTAGCTGCTTCTTTATGGACTCAACTATCTTGGGCCCGAAACCAGGTAGTCTAACCAGGACACGGCTGGGTGTCTTGGCTAGTTTCTCGAGACTATTAATCCCTGCCCTGATCAGCGTTCTTGCTCTAACACGTCCTATACCCTCTAGTTTAATCAATTCTAGAGCGTCTTCACGTACACCATACTCTAGTCTAATCGATAACTTCTCTAGAGCCATCGAGGCTTCACCAAGCCCAGCCACCCTGGCTATCCTGGAGAGACCCGAGGCTATCCATGCCGCTGTGTCTCTAGCCGAGTAGATATCACCTGGGCCGACACCGTATCTCTGGCTTATAGTGTCCTCGCTTGCTTCATTGATCCAGTCATAAAGCATGCGTGCATGAACATATGCTTGGAGCCAATAAACATAATCAGCCTCGTCGTCGGGCGGGACAGGTATTAGCTCGCGTGAAGCCTGTTCCCAAGCCTCCTCTTCAAACTTATCCATAACCGAGGCGGTAATGTAGGGTCTGCTCCTCAAATAATCGGGCGTACTAGCTATAATGTGGAGTAGTCTTAGCACACCAGGCTTGTCCTGCCCCTTCATTTTCTCCAGGAACTCATAGCCTGTTAACGGGTCGAGGTATGTATGTGTTATAATCCTGCCTATTTCTGTTGGCAACAACATATTGCTCCTACGCTCGATCATACCCCACTCCCATAGGTCCTCCACAATCCTCTCTATTTTCGCCTCAAGATACCTCTTACTCCTGAACTGGTGGTAGAACAACGTGTTCTCCATAACCCTGAGCAGAGCATCGAGACTAGGCGCCTCGCCGCCAGCAATAAGCGCTAGGACATGTATCCTCAGAGCTCTCTCGCTGGCAAGCTTGCTTTCCACGGGCTCGAGACGGCCATAAACATACTTCTTGAAGCCCTCTTCCCTCTTGCCAGCATCAATTATAATCGCCTCGCCATAGGGATCGTATTTTGGTCTACCAGCGCGTCCAGCCATCTGCTTGTACTCGAATACTGGTATATCCCGGTTCCTACGGCTACTAGGGTCGTATCTCTTGATGGAAACTATTACACGTCGTGCCGGCAAGTTGACGCCAGCTGCGAGTGTTGGTGTGGCGAAAACAGCTTTTATTAATCGTTCACGGAAAGCTTCCTCGACTATACGGCGAGCAGCCATACTAAGCCCTGCATGGTGGTAAGCCACGCCGTGCATGATGAGATTGCCTAGTTTCTCAGCCTCCATACGGCTGGGAGACTCCTGTTTCAGCTTCTCAACATACTCTCCGAGACGCTTCTTGTCGAGAGTGTGCTCGAGGAGGTTCATGTGGTTCACTAGCTCGGCTGCATAGTTTTCTGTCCTCTTCCTGTTATGGATGAAGACTAGTACCTGGTACCCGTTTGTAATACTCTGGAGTACCACGCTCAGTATGTTATTTGATAGCCTATGGACAATCTTCTCGACACGCCCATCACTAAAGAATATTGCCTTGGCTTTCCTGTCATAAACACCCTCAACAAGCTTGACTGGCCTCCAGTCAATGTTAACGAGCTCTGCTCCAAGCCACCGTGATAACTCTAGGGAGTTGCCTATGGTTGCCGATAATCCTATCAACTGCACGTTGTCCATCATTTTTATCCTAGCGATAATCATTTCGAGAACAGGGCCCCGCTCTCCATCACTAACCATGTGGAGCTCGTCGATAACAACAACACCGACTCTCCTGAGCCACCATGGCTTGAGTCTGAGGAGTGAATCGAATCTCTCGTAGGTAGCTACAACAATATTGTATCTACCAAGGTATTCACCGGGAGACTCGTAGTCGCCAGTCGATATACCTATTTTCGCGCCAATACTCTCCCAAACCTTGAACTCCTCGTATTTCTCGCTTGCAAGAGCCTTCAGTGGAGTCAAGTAAACACCCATCTTGCCTTCAAGAAAAGCCTTGACAAGCGCTAGCTCCGCTATAAGCGTCTTACCACTAGCGGTTGGCGATGAGACAAGAATATTCTTGCCACTAAACAACCCTGCCTCAATAGCTTTCTCCTGGACGGGGTTGAACTCGTTTATACCACGCTTCCTAAGAATCTCTACAACATCCACAGGGAACCCATAGTCGACAAGCCTGTCTACTTTCAACACAACTAACCTTACACCCTCTTTTCCCACAAACCCCTATACAGTAATAACCCACTATATAAAACAACGAAGTTTTCAGCAAAACCATTACCTAGAACAAGGGCGGTATGATGCCGTATAAAGCCAGGTAATATATAGCCATTGTGTACAAGAAGGCGAAACCAAGATCTATAACGAGCTCCTTGACCCCATAACCGCCTACACGCAAAGCCGCTACATGCATAAGCAGGAAGCCGAGGACATTAGTAAACAAGTATGCTCCAACAAACAATAGTGGAAACAAATCACGGCCAAAAAATAGCGTGAGAATACTAGCGATAACATAGGATAAAGGTATGTTGACTACAGCATCATTCCACCACGACAAAGGCGATAGTATATAACCTATGGTGAACAATACTCCACGTACACCCTTTTCCTTATAGTTCATTGCACGATACTTGTTAATGTACTCTCTTATCTTTTCGCGAAACATTGTTTATTCAACACCGTGTACCTATACCAAGGTTTTCCTTAAACTTATTCTTCCTTCTTTCCACTAACTCTGGCTCTAGCCACTATATAGTACAGGAGTGCTGTAAGCGCTATTATTGCTAGCATGATTACTGTCATGACTTGTGGGTTAGTTAAGTCTATGGTGAACGGGGGCGCTAATACTGTTTCCATAGTGGTGGTTGTAGTGGTCGTGTTCTCTTCTAGGCCGAGCACTATCTTCCTGCTATACGTGCTTGTTTTACCCATTATATCCACGGCTTTAATGAGAAGCTCGTGTTCGCCTTCTCCTATGTTGAGTACCATTGAGCCCTGGCTTGGTATAGTAATGTTGGTGGAGTCTATGGTTAGACTTGCATTAGCGACAATTGTGTCGTCAATAATACTCCATTTAATGTATACAGCTGTGTCATTAATTTCCTTTACAGCAAACATGATCAATGGTTTTACCTTATCAACGTTTATACGGATAGGTATTCCCGTAAGAGTTCTATTAACTTGGTTGTACACTATAAGCCAATATGACTCACCACTAGTACTGATATTCAAGACAATACGATCCCTGTTCTCGAGAGGATCAATCCATGTACTATAGACGCTATTCCCTTCGTCATCAATTAAAACTATTTCAGTCATGTGGTTAATCCAGCTAGTATCTAGAACCAATGTTATGTTACTAGCACTTGCATCGACGATAAAGCTGAGTCCTCTACTGTAATCACTGGTTATGATGAAACAGTTTTTCCTCGTGAAATTATTGAGTACAAGCATTTCATCAAATATGCTTTTAGCCAAATATTCGTTGACAAGTATGAGGAAGAACTCGTCATAACCAAGATCTTGCTCGTCGACAATATAGTAGTCTAGCATATAGGAGTACATTTCCAGTCCAGTGGTGTTAAGTTCTAGTATAAACTGGTTGAAAGGAGTTATCAAGAGTGTTCCCCTATTAGCGAGAGTTACAGCAACATACTTTATCCCATAGCCGTGTAGAACAACTGTCTTCACAGGTATTATACCCGATAAAATGTATTCACTTATTCTTGGCGACGTAATTACTATTGGACGCATCGTATAGGATAGTATGTCGTTGATCATTACACTATAATAGAGTGATTCAGCGTACACATTGCTGTATAGTATGAGCACAAGCTCTAGATCACTTGTATCGTTGTTGACTTCTATCACGAAAATATTGCTGAAACTCTTGATTTCACCACTATAAATAATCTTGTTGCTAGACGTGCTCCGTATGAAGTACTTCAATATATAATCTGGCTCGCCTTTAACTGAAATATAGATCTTGGTTTTATTGTCCTCGTTCACCTTGTATACAAGGTCTATACTAGGCTTATCGACAACAGGGCGCCCTATAACGGAGTAAATGTAGTATGGAGGTAAGGGGTATCCGTCGGTGAAACGGAGTAATACAAGGGTTTTGTTACCGGGATAATACTTGTCGATATAGTAGGGCCCCTGACTTATAACTAAGTGGCCGTGCTCGCTAAACCATTTCTTTAGAGCATTTACTCTCTCCTCCCATTCATCAATAGTCATATAGGCTGTCTTGTTTATCGTTATGTAAACACCTACATCTCTACTGAAGTCAATAGTCTCCAGGCTTTCGAGGAGTTCTTCTGCTTGTGTTTTATTTAATAAGTTGAGTAGAATATATTTAGGTGAACCATGAATTCCTATAACATACTTCTTGTAATCAATAGCTAGCTTCTTTACACCAGCATATACTTCTATTGGTGAGGCGAATAGTGAAATAGTCGTTAATACATAGTATGTTTTCTCTAGATCGTATACGCAACACTGTCTTATGTATAGTATAACTTTGTTGTTCTTAGTATCAAAAACAATGCCTTTTATGCGTTCGACCATTATGTTAATAAGGATCCAATCAATTTTATCGCTACTATAGTATTTTTCTAAAGACGGGTCTAGAGATAATCCGTAGACTATTTTATAGCTTATATCAGTAATGTATGCAAAAGAAGCTATTACATCGGCCCACGTGATCTTTATTCCATGGTGCCACTTGCTACCAATAATATTACTTAAATCGATTTCTATAATCACCTCTGCAGTAGCATTAGGTTCTTTCTCTCTAACATAAACCCATTTCTGAGACCAGGGATCCCATATGACAGCGTTTGGTGGTACGGTAAAGTAGTTGTTTCCTGTAGCAGTCTTCACATGAATTGTTGCTCTATAGGGGACTCTTTCGCCAGTAAACGGGTTCACTATAATCAATGGATCATATACAGCTGTCCATGTTTTCCCGTAGGTGAAAATATTAAATGTATAACCATATTCTCTTACATCAGGATATCCTATTTTCACATAGGTTCTGTTCGAGACAAAAACTGTTCTATAGGTAACAGGCATACTGGCAACGTAGTTCCAGTCGATACCCGAGTTGACAACGTTTCTAAGCGGATTCAAGAAAGAAGTAGCATAGGGTACTACGTTGTATTCGACAACCGTTGTCACTCTTATGGACTCACTTAATGTTAAGTCCAAGCCCCTCCTCAAGTATTCTAGAATAGTTTCTTCATCAGCACACTCCCGCTCCACCCAAACCTTGAACAAGAAGTCTATAGTATCAAGCACTGTTTTGTTCCTATATACCCAGTATCTAGTATCATAGAAGTCGCCGCCCCAAACAGGGACTGGACCGCTGCCCGGAATGTATGTTGCATATGTATGGAGGGCTATGAGGGGAGCATCTTTACTTATGCCAATGTTCTTCCATTTCTCGATAGCTAAATGCCATTTATGCGCTATAGCAAAAGTGTT contains:
- a CDS encoding DUF401 family protein — translated: MDSVAVLLLAITMLIVMLVLRIPLWIVFFVTAFTTALIAGGPSLLANIIWTTTTDPTTIDLVTIMFLIAVLVGNYRETGFIDKLGEELVAFFKKPVLSATLVPAILGLLPVPGGALMSAPIVDKVGDYMELDNVRKVFVNVWYRHIIFMIYPLSTLLILTATLTNTSIWVLITRQAPIALFMFVIGFIIGFPMLRSKSKTRTSYSVGSANKKILLKVFSPIIVAITIAVSTSRFLDYKLPLPINRVSMVLGVSMGIILLYLLSRIPRHKFMRTFYSKSTIELVLVGYGSMLLRGVFLSISVEDLASYIPGYINPLAVALMLPLFFSLVAGVPTSGIVLSIPIIQEVCSITPGIASMIYVSAFIGYLGSPLHLCYIYTAQYLNTPLMKTYKYMAPACMITLLFTFFLNAFYP
- a CDS encoding AAA family ATPase, whose translation is MQFVIGVKELDEAIGRALMKGATILIAGNPGTGKTTLAATICYNNALRGIPCAYITFHENKSRFISQMKSFNMDFEELEKKGLFRFYRFPLVTSPDLIGDLLEEINEIVKKGPGVIVIDSITPLGKIFERDIEARALLQNYFYNLANIIGGLVVLIAEVPLGKEVIALGDIEFTSDIAIILKHKIEKGLLVRLMEIRKVRGAPVKIAEVPFAIIDGVGLQVMTPPILSRIVPPKYDVEIKIPCKQLARELKHLHPGQYIYVAYQADAYNPYIMPLLLATITMNNLKTLVISYVRSPREAFAVFTSISTYEKEIREEQIKKLFGEDKIIVESINPASCSIEELNSLELQLIDKYQPEVVIFDGAEIPCLIHGFREPDKYFMYLRNQLLRFRDLGILTIRISALINEEIYRRESSIADVVLRFEYRERNGRLEPWLYLWKIGYDPIILGPDEVRNCMKECLNTLWGG
- a CDS encoding methyltransferase domain-containing protein gives rise to the protein MRLVTREEYLDYIREHDSIVIEDQVVPLKPITIDRLEPDEDEDQPTDTTVWSFPKRGSWATHKGDYRGNWAPQIPRALIQMYSNPGEVVLDQMVGSGTTCIEARLLGRNCIGIDINYAAIMLSHHRLYYLEEYAKNNPDNEWSRNVLSTWTKLYHGDARNLEEIEDESIDLIATHPPYFNIIRYTKKVEGDLSKTRKLEEYLSWMSDVAREAYRVLKPGRYCAVLIGDTRIRRHYVPISHYVLRVFLKQGFILKEEIIKIQHKMKTTREVWRKLKKRDFLLIYHEKLYVFKKPGSEEDLKTHKYSGFLEDIS
- a CDS encoding DEAD/DEAH box helicase, which codes for MKVDRLVDYGFPVDVVEILRKRGINEFNPVQEKAIEAGLFSGKNILVSSPTASGKTLIAELALVKAFLEGKMGVYLTPLKALASEKYEEFKVWESIGAKIGISTGDYESPGEYLGRYNIVVATYERFDSLLRLKPWWLRRVGVVVIDELHMVSDGERGPVLEMIIARIKMMDNVQLIGLSATIGNSLELSRWLGAELVNIDWRPVKLVEGVYDRKAKAIFFSDGRVEKIVHRLSNNILSVVLQSITNGYQVLVFIHNRKRTENYAAELVNHMNLLEHTLDKKRLGEYVEKLKQESPSRMEAEKLGNLIMHGVAYHHAGLSMAARRIVEEAFRERLIKAVFATPTLAAGVNLPARRVIVSIKRYDPSSRRNRDIPVFEYKQMAGRAGRPKYDPYGEAIIIDAGKREEGFKKYVYGRLEPVESKLASERALRIHVLALIAGGEAPSLDALLRVMENTLFYHQFRSKRYLEAKIERIVEDLWEWGMIERRSNMLLPTEIGRIITHTYLDPLTGYEFLEKMKGQDKPGVLRLLHIIASTPDYLRSRPYITASVMDKFEEEAWEQASRELIPVPPDDEADYVYWLQAYVHARMLYDWINEASEDTISQRYGVGPGDIYSARDTAAWIASGLSRIARVAGLGEASMALEKLSIRLEYGVREDALELIKLEGIGRVRARTLIRAGINSLEKLAKTPSRVLVRLPGFGPKIVESIKKQLADMGYSVVD